The following are encoded in a window of Pseudomonas graminis genomic DNA:
- the hyi gene encoding hydroxypyruvate isomerase, which translates to MPRLCANLSMLFTELEFLQRFEAAADAGFSGVEYLFPYDFSSAQIKAELDRNRLTQVLFNLPAGDWGKGERGIACHPDRVEEFYAGVDLAIAYAKVLGNTQINCLAGIKPEGFDDGLIEKTFVDNLKYAADRLQAQGIDLVMEMINTLDIPGFYLNTTAQALAIREKVGSRNLSLQYDIYHMQIMEGDLARTLENHLPAIRHVQLADNPGRHEPGTGEINYGFLFKHLDRLGYRGWVGCEYKPLTTTEAGLGWLKTHNLI; encoded by the coding sequence ATGCCACGTTTATGCGCCAACCTGTCGATGCTGTTCACTGAACTGGAATTTCTGCAACGGTTCGAAGCCGCTGCCGACGCCGGGTTCAGTGGCGTCGAGTATCTGTTTCCCTATGACTTCAGCTCAGCGCAGATCAAAGCCGAGCTGGACCGCAACCGGCTGACTCAAGTGCTGTTCAACCTGCCAGCGGGCGACTGGGGCAAGGGCGAGCGCGGCATCGCCTGTCACCCCGATCGGGTCGAGGAGTTCTATGCAGGCGTTGACCTGGCCATCGCCTACGCCAAGGTTCTGGGCAACACCCAGATCAACTGCCTGGCGGGGATCAAGCCCGAGGGGTTCGACGACGGGCTGATCGAGAAGACCTTCGTCGACAATCTCAAATACGCCGCCGACCGCCTGCAAGCCCAGGGCATCGATCTGGTGATGGAGATGATCAACACCCTGGACATTCCGGGGTTCTACCTGAACACCACCGCCCAGGCGCTGGCGATTCGCGAGAAGGTCGGCAGCCGCAATCTGTCGCTGCAATACGACATCTACCACATGCAAATCATGGAAGGCGACCTGGCCCGCACCCTTGAAAACCACCTGCCGGCGATCCGTCACGTGCAACTGGCCGACAACCCCGGCCGGCACGAGCCCGGCACCGGCGAAATCAACTACGGCTTTCTGTTCAAGCACCTGGACCGGCTGGGTTATCGCGGCTGGGTCGGCTGTGAATACAAGCCGCTGACCACCACCGAAGCCGGGCTTGGGTGGCTGAAAACCCATAATTTGATCTGA
- the gcl gene encoding glyoxylate carboligase: MTVMRAIEAAVLVMRREGVDTAFGIPGAAINPLYAAFKKLGGVDHVLARHVEGASHMAEGYTRAIAGNIGVCIGTSGPAGTDMITGLYSASADSIPILCITGQAPRARMHKEDFQAVDIASIAAPVAKWATTVMEPGQVPYVFQKAFQLMRSGRPGPVLIDLPFDVQMAEIEFDIDAYEPLPVVKPQASRKQIEKALAMLNASERPLIVAGGGIINADASDALVEFAELTGIPVIPTLMGWGTIPDDHPQMAGMVGLQTSHRYGNATMLESDLVLGIGNRWANRHTGTVSVYSEGRTFIHVDIEPTQIGRVLTPDLGIVSDAGAALAMFIEVAREWHTAGKLKDRSQWLASCQERKRTLQRKTHYENIPVKPQRVYEEMNQYFGKDTCYISTIGLSQIAGAQFLHVYKPRHWINCGQAGPLGWTIPAALGVVKADPSRQVVALSGDYDFQFMIEELAVGAQFKLPYIHVVVNNSYLGLIRQAQRNFDIDYCVQLAFDNINAPELEGYGVNHVAVAEGLGCKAIRVLDPAHLQAAFAEATSLMQQYRVPVVVEIILERVTNIAMGTEINAINEFESLAESRADAPTALSLLD; the protein is encoded by the coding sequence ATGACCGTCATGAGAGCCATCGAAGCCGCCGTTCTGGTGATGCGTCGCGAAGGCGTCGACACCGCCTTCGGTATTCCAGGTGCCGCGATCAACCCGCTGTACGCCGCCTTCAAGAAACTCGGCGGCGTTGACCACGTGCTGGCGCGCCACGTCGAAGGCGCTTCGCACATGGCCGAGGGCTACACCCGCGCCATCGCCGGCAACATCGGCGTGTGCATCGGCACCTCGGGCCCGGCTGGCACCGACATGATCACCGGTCTGTATTCAGCCTCCGCCGACTCGATTCCGATTCTGTGCATCACCGGCCAGGCGCCGCGCGCACGGATGCACAAGGAAGACTTCCAGGCCGTGGACATCGCCAGCATCGCCGCACCGGTGGCCAAGTGGGCGACCACGGTCATGGAGCCAGGCCAGGTGCCGTATGTGTTCCAGAAAGCCTTTCAGTTGATGCGCAGCGGTCGGCCCGGTCCGGTATTGATCGACCTGCCGTTCGATGTGCAGATGGCCGAGATCGAGTTCGACATCGACGCCTACGAACCGCTGCCGGTGGTCAAGCCACAGGCCAGCCGCAAGCAAATCGAAAAAGCCCTGGCGATGCTCAACGCCTCGGAACGTCCGCTGATCGTCGCCGGTGGCGGCATCATCAATGCCGATGCCTCGGACGCGCTGGTTGAATTCGCCGAGCTGACCGGTATTCCGGTGATTCCGACGCTGATGGGCTGGGGCACGATCCCCGATGATCACCCGCAAATGGCCGGCATGGTCGGGCTGCAGACCTCTCACCGCTACGGCAACGCGACGATGCTGGAGTCCGATCTGGTCCTCGGCATCGGCAACCGCTGGGCCAACCGCCACACCGGCACCGTGTCGGTGTACAGCGAAGGGCGCACGTTCATCCACGTTGACATCGAACCGACGCAGATCGGCCGTGTGCTGACGCCGGATCTGGGCATCGTTTCCGACGCCGGCGCAGCCCTGGCGATGTTCATCGAAGTGGCGCGCGAGTGGCACACCGCCGGCAAGCTGAAGGACCGCAGCCAGTGGCTCGCCAGTTGCCAGGAACGCAAGCGCACGCTGCAGCGCAAGACCCATTACGAGAACATCCCGGTCAAGCCGCAGCGGGTGTACGAGGAGATGAATCAGTATTTCGGCAAGGACACCTGCTACATCAGCACCATCGGCCTGTCGCAGATTGCCGGCGCGCAATTCCTCCACGTCTACAAGCCGCGGCACTGGATCAATTGCGGTCAGGCCGGGCCGCTGGGCTGGACCATTCCGGCGGCACTGGGCGTGGTCAAGGCGGACCCGAGCCGCCAGGTTGTCGCACTGTCAGGGGATTACGATTTCCAGTTCATGATCGAAGAGCTCGCCGTCGGTGCGCAGTTCAAGCTGCCGTACATCCACGTGGTGGTGAACAACTCCTACCTCGGGCTTATCCGTCAGGCCCAGCGCAATTTCGACATCGACTACTGCGTGCAGCTGGCGTTCGACAACATCAATGCGCCTGAGCTGGAAGGCTATGGGGTCAATCACGTCGCGGTTGCCGAAGGCCTGGGCTGCAAGGCAATCCGCGTGCTTGACCCGGCGCACCTGCAGGCCGCCTTCGCCGAAGCCACCAGCCTGATGCAGCAGTACCGCGTGCCGGTGGTGGTGGAGATCATTCTCGAGCGCGTCACCAACATTGCGATGGGCACCGAAATCAACGCGATCAACGAGTTCGAGTCCCTGGCCGAGAGCCGCGCCGACGCTCCCACCGCCCTCAGCCTGCTGGACTGA
- a CDS encoding LysR family transcriptional regulator gives MDRYTELRSYVLVATRGSFAAAALVEGVTPVIMGRRLSALEDRLGVKLIHRSTRGLTLTDAGESYLENAKLVLQSFEELDASISENETSVRGHLVVSAPAGFGRQHVAPHAPEFQARFPDLQLSFNLTDNVVDLVREGYDMSIRIGEVLDPNYVAIKLYANKRVVCGSPAYFAEHGFPQVLEDLAQHNCLSFNLQGGQHRGWTFQREGKPVAIKVAGNLYCNDGELLYDWAKRGLGLSWRSTWEIQNEVESGALLTVLDEFALPSYDIQGVYPQQHYLPAKVRFFIAFLKEVYNRPGYWRQG, from the coding sequence ATGGATCGCTATACGGAATTGCGCAGCTACGTCCTGGTGGCCACCCGTGGCAGTTTTGCCGCCGCGGCGCTGGTGGAGGGCGTGACGCCGGTGATCATGGGCCGGCGACTGAGTGCGCTGGAGGATCGGCTGGGGGTGAAGCTGATACATCGCTCGACGCGGGGCCTGACCTTGACCGATGCGGGGGAGTCGTATCTGGAAAACGCCAAGCTGGTGCTGCAGTCATTCGAGGAACTGGACGCCAGCATCAGCGAGAACGAAACCAGCGTGCGTGGGCACTTGGTGGTGTCGGCACCGGCCGGGTTCGGCCGTCAGCACGTCGCGCCCCATGCGCCGGAATTCCAGGCGCGGTTCCCGGATTTGCAGCTTTCGTTCAACCTCACCGACAACGTGGTGGATCTGGTGCGTGAGGGCTATGACATGAGCATCCGCATCGGCGAGGTGCTGGACCCGAACTACGTCGCCATCAAGCTGTACGCCAACAAACGCGTGGTCTGTGGCTCGCCGGCGTATTTCGCCGAGCATGGATTTCCCCAGGTGCTTGAGGATCTGGCGCAGCACAATTGCCTGTCGTTCAACCTGCAGGGCGGCCAGCATCGCGGCTGGACGTTTCAGCGCGAGGGCAAGCCGGTGGCGATCAAGGTGGCGGGCAATCTGTACTGCAACGATGGCGAGCTGCTGTATGACTGGGCCAAGCGCGGGCTGGGCCTGAGCTGGCGTTCGACGTGGGAGATTCAGAACGAGGTTGAAAGCGGTGCGCTGCTCACCGTGCTGGATGAGTTCGCTTTGCCCAGTTACGACATCCAGGGCGTGTACCCGCA